From the Budorcas taxicolor isolate Tak-1 chromosome 1, Takin1.1, whole genome shotgun sequence genome, one window contains:
- the LOC128050533 gene encoding olfactory receptor 5K3-like — translation MTEDNLSLTTEFILIGFTVHPELKTLLFLVFFTIYLITMVGNLGLVALIVTEHHLHTPMYIFLGNLALMDSCCSCAITPKMLQNFFSKDRMISLYECMAQFYFLCFAETADCFLLAAMAYDRYVAICKPLQYHTMMSKKLCIQMTTGAYIAGNLHSMIHIGFLFRLTFCRSHQINHFFCDVLPLYRLSCADPYINELMIFIFSGSVQVFSIIIVIISYLFILFTIFKMKSRKGKGKALSTCASHFVSVSIFYGSLLFMYIRPNSVNDKDKDIPLAIFYTLVIPLLNPFIYSLRNKEVINVMKKIMKKT, via the coding sequence atgacagaggataaccTCTCCTTGACAACTGAATTTATCCTCATAGGATTTACAGTTCATCCAGAGCTGAAGACCCTTCTGTTTCTGGTGTTCTTTACCATCTATCTGATCACCATGGTGGGAAATCTTGGCCTGGTGGCATTGATAGTTACAGAGCATCATCTTCACACACCAATGTACATCTTCTTGGGGAATCTTGCTCTGATGGATTCCTGTTGTTCTTGTGCCATTACCCCCAAGATGCTACAGAACTTCTTTTCAAAAGACAGAATGATTTCCCTCTATGAATGTATggcacaattttattttctctgctttgctGAAACTGCAGACTGCTTTCTCTTGGCAGCAATGGCCTATgatcgctatgtggccatctgcaaaccaCTGCAGTACCACACTATGATGTCAaagaaactctgcattcagatgaccACAGGGGCCTACATAGCTGGAAACCTGCATTCCATGATTCACATTGGATTTTTGTTTAGGTTAACTTTCTGTAGATCTCATCAAATCAATCACTTTTTTTGTGATGTTCTTCCATTATATAGACTCTCCTGTGCTGACCCTTATATCAATGAATtgatgatatttatcttttcagGGTCAGTTCAAGTATTCTCTATTATCATTGTAATAATCTCTTATCTTTTCATccttttcacaatttttaaaatgaaatccagaaaaggaaaaggcaaagccTTATCTACTTGTGCATCCCACTTTGTCTCTGTCTCAATATTCTATGGTTCTCTTCTCTTCATGTATATTAGACCAAATTCAGTTAATGACAAAGATAAAGATATACCTCTTGCTATTTTTTATACACTAGTTATTCCTTTGTTAAATCCTTTCATTTATAGTCTAAGAAATAAGGAAGTAATAAAtgttatgaaaaaaattatgaagaaaacatAA